A portion of the Cloacibacillus sp. genome contains these proteins:
- a CDS encoding uridylate kinase has translation MIGVVKIGGASGNRLEPLIDEIAARSRAGERWIVVHGASGVMNDLCAARGLEIRMVTSPSGYRSRFVGEKERELFREAALSYGARIMEMLAERGVKAVQEDPESAPYAAAKRKDFLRESVNGRMRILRGNYSGTVTKIEPSPLLEALEGGFVPVVPPLALDSELGISLNIDGDRLAAQIAGAVKADLLIILSNVPGLMKDIDDPQSLIAKGRLADWDIIEHYAQGNMKRKVVACKEALELSIPNVYLADGRVANPLANAMEGHSTWLVR, from the coding sequence ATGATCGGAGTTGTAAAAATCGGCGGCGCGTCGGGCAACAGGCTCGAGCCGCTCATAGATGAGATCGCGGCGAGGAGCCGCGCCGGAGAGCGCTGGATCGTCGTACACGGCGCAAGCGGAGTAATGAACGACCTCTGCGCCGCACGCGGGCTCGAAATACGCATGGTGACCAGCCCCTCGGGCTATCGCAGCCGCTTTGTCGGAGAAAAGGAGCGCGAGCTCTTCCGCGAAGCCGCCCTCTCTTACGGCGCGCGTATTATGGAGATGCTCGCGGAGCGCGGCGTAAAGGCCGTTCAGGAGGACCCCGAGAGCGCCCCCTACGCCGCAGCGAAACGCAAGGATTTCCTGCGTGAGAGCGTGAACGGCCGCATGAGGATTCTGCGCGGCAACTACAGCGGCACGGTGACGAAGATAGAGCCATCGCCGCTGCTTGAAGCACTTGAGGGCGGCTTCGTGCCGGTCGTTCCCCCGCTCGCGCTCGACTCGGAGCTTGGTATTTCGCTGAATATCGACGGCGACCGTCTCGCGGCACAGATCGCGGGCGCGGTAAAGGCCGATCTTCTCATCATTCTATCGAACGTCCCCGGGCTCATGAAGGATATCGACGATCCGCAGTCGCTCATCGCAAAGGGCAGACTCGCGGACTGGGATATCATCGAACACTACGCGCAGGGCAACATGAAGCGTAAGGTCGTCGCCTGTAAAGAGGCTCTGGAGCTCTCGATACCCAACGTCTACCTCGCGGACGGCCGCGTGGCAAATCCCCTGGCAAACGCGATGGAGGGACATTCGACATGGCTGGTACGTTAA
- a CDS encoding RsmB/NOP family class I SAM-dependent RNA methyltransferase, whose product MRGLEAALTIYGEVQNGAFASEALRKVYNNIAPADRKLAATLVYCTLRRQSLWKTVLLKYCKRNPRELPPLTMNALMIGIAGIVELKHFALPVLINGLVQAIKNSGEMRDIGLVNAVLHTVADESQKFIEGLKKSSALRDQALYWGVPGWAAALWSKELSIPEAKRLVRASGMKTYLSLRLSRGVDRGQYIEEYNASGRKGWASPFLEFSVRTAANPYPVDLPGFGEGRIMPQSESSMLVPELIAKRWKGGRILDMCCGRGVKTGQLADILPEAHIEAWDISEGKIKSARFEMMRMHTEDRVTFKRGDSLSLVPDEAPSAILLDAPCTGSGTWGRHPESKWRCSPEQVQQNSVLQKQLLERAVSLVAPGGIIAYSTCSLFRDENEKVIADVMARHPELIELPTERTAKFMIKGKPYGTTVTPSLPWVDGFYMTLLAKRK is encoded by the coding sequence ATGAGGGGATTAGAGGCCGCTCTTACAATATATGGAGAGGTGCAAAATGGGGCGTTTGCTTCAGAGGCGCTGAGAAAGGTATATAACAACATCGCGCCCGCAGACCGCAAACTTGCCGCGACGCTTGTTTATTGTACGCTGCGGCGGCAGAGTCTGTGGAAGACGGTGTTGCTAAAATACTGCAAGCGCAATCCGCGCGAACTCCCGCCGCTTACGATGAACGCGCTGATGATCGGTATCGCGGGAATAGTGGAGCTTAAGCATTTCGCGCTGCCTGTCCTGATAAACGGACTGGTGCAGGCGATAAAAAACAGCGGCGAGATGAGAGATATAGGACTTGTCAACGCCGTGCTCCATACGGTTGCCGACGAATCGCAGAAGTTTATCGAAGGCCTTAAAAAGAGCAGCGCGCTCAGGGACCAGGCCCTTTATTGGGGGGTACCCGGCTGGGCCGCCGCCTTGTGGTCGAAAGAGCTTTCGATTCCCGAGGCGAAGAGGCTCGTGCGCGCGAGCGGTATGAAGACCTATCTCTCCCTTCGCCTTTCGCGCGGGGTGGACCGCGGCCAATATATTGAGGAATACAACGCCTCTGGGCGCAAAGGATGGGCATCGCCCTTTCTGGAATTTTCCGTCCGTACGGCGGCTAATCCTTACCCTGTCGATCTTCCCGGTTTTGGCGAGGGACGGATCATGCCGCAGAGCGAATCGTCGATGCTCGTACCAGAACTGATCGCCAAACGCTGGAAGGGCGGCCGGATACTCGATATGTGCTGCGGACGCGGCGTTAAGACGGGACAGCTCGCGGATATTCTTCCCGAGGCGCATATAGAGGCCTGGGATATTTCGGAGGGCAAGATAAAGTCCGCCAGGTTTGAGATGATGCGTATGCATACCGAGGACAGGGTGACCTTCAAGAGGGGCGACTCTCTCTCCCTAGTTCCCGACGAGGCGCCGTCGGCGATACTGCTTGACGCCCCCTGCACCGGAAGCGGCACCTGGGGCCGTCACCCCGAGAGCAAATGGCGCTGTTCGCCGGAGCAGGTGCAGCAGAACAGCGTTCTGCAAAAGCAGCTGCTGGAACGCGCCGTATCCCTGGTTGCTCCCGGCGGGATCATAGCATACAGCACATGCAGCCTCTTCCGCGACGAGAACGAAAAGGTCATCGCCGACGTCATGGCCCGCCATCCGGAGCTTATCGAGCTGCCAACCGAACGTACGGCTAAATTCATGATAAAGGGCAAGCCTTACGGAACGACGGTCACGCCGTCGCTGCCGTGGGTCGATGGATTCTATATGACGCTTCTTGCGAAGAGGAAATAA
- a CDS encoding RodZ domain-containing protein produces the protein MAAGANSSQNEDENKKATEVSAELGRKLRELREAQKLTLDDAWNATKIQKKHLAAIEDGQLDRLPKGPFCRSFLRQYCEYLNAGDLWERYDRLTKKENEALSAYRRDDAEASYTSSPKVFRHRSHIWVYIIVILSLGAAAWITWQYRGEITNEATTPLDGGTAAMVDQKEARTETASADAPVQSQPQPGPASVDLGWMDGKAPAAAKPALSPDKPPAAAAVPAPAAQTAAAPLIKVSAKGVIWIKFSVGKEVLFEGLLKPGETREYGPRTDAPLRVRYGNPVKTSVSWFGAAEALVGSDAKPVTRYYWYDGKVTDKN, from the coding sequence ATGGCAGCAGGAGCAAATTCCTCGCAAAATGAAGACGAAAACAAGAAGGCGACAGAGGTATCGGCGGAGCTGGGGAGAAAACTCCGGGAGCTGCGCGAGGCGCAGAAACTGACGCTTGACGATGCCTGGAACGCGACGAAGATACAAAAAAAACATCTGGCGGCGATAGAAGACGGTCAGCTCGACAGGCTTCCCAAAGGTCCGTTCTGCCGCAGCTTCCTGAGGCAGTACTGCGAATATCTCAACGCGGGAGACCTTTGGGAGCGGTATGACCGCCTGACGAAAAAAGAAAACGAGGCCCTGAGCGCCTACCGGCGGGATGACGCGGAGGCCAGTTATACCAGCAGCCCGAAAGTATTCCGGCACAGGTCGCATATTTGGGTCTACATTATAGTGATCCTTTCGCTCGGCGCAGCGGCCTGGATAACCTGGCAGTACCGGGGTGAGATCACAAACGAGGCGACAACGCCGCTTGATGGCGGTACCGCCGCGATGGTGGATCAAAAGGAGGCTCGGACGGAGACGGCAAGCGCCGACGCTCCAGTCCAGAGCCAGCCGCAGCCAGGACCAGCATCGGTCGATCTTGGCTGGATGGACGGCAAGGCTCCGGCTGCCGCGAAGCCGGCGCTCTCGCCGGATAAACCGCCGGCAGCGGCCGCTGTGCCCGCACCGGCGGCCCAGACAGCTGCTGCGCCGCTGATCAAAGTTAGTGCAAAGGGCGTTATCTGGATAAAATTCAGCGTTGGAAAAGAGGTCCTTTTCGAGGGGCTGCTTAAACCGGGCGAGACGCGCGAATACGGGCCGCGTACCGACGCGCCGCTGCGCGTAAGGTACGGAAATCCGGTAAAGACCTCCGTCTCATGGTTCGGCGCGGCCGAGGCGCTCGTAGGCTCCGATGCGAAGCCTGTCACAAGATACTACTGGTACGACGGAAAGGTCACGGATAAAAACTAA
- the lysW gene encoding lysine biosynthesis protein LysW, whose protein sequence is MTATCIVCEANVSLPQDCCEGELLICPDCGTELEVISLDPLTVEEAPQVQEDWGE, encoded by the coding sequence ATGACTGCAACTTGTATCGTATGCGAAGCAAATGTATCCCTTCCCCAGGACTGCTGCGAAGGCGAGCTTCTTATCTGCCCTGACTGCGGCACGGAGCTCGAGGTAATCTCGCTTGATCCCCTTACCGTAGAAGAGGCTCCCCAGGTGCAGGAAGACTGGGGCGAATAA
- a CDS encoding zinc metallopeptidase: MFYPFFDPTIIVLIPALIFSMWAQFKVKGAFAKYSEVRAMSGVSAEQVSRTLLDRRGLANVKIERVPGELTDHYDPRSKVLRLSDSVNSSRSIAAIGVAAHEVGHAIQDKEGYGFLKFRNAIAPGVQLCSTLSMPLFFIGLIFGSLNLLNVGILLFCGVLVFHLVTLPLEFDASARALKLLSETNTLSGSELGGAKAVLDAAALTYVAALVMTVLQLVRLLALRNMRRD; the protein is encoded by the coding sequence ATGTTCTATCCGTTTTTCGACCCGACGATCATCGTGCTGATCCCGGCCCTGATATTCTCGATGTGGGCCCAGTTCAAGGTCAAGGGCGCTTTTGCGAAATACAGTGAAGTCCGCGCCATGAGCGGAGTCTCGGCGGAGCAGGTCTCACGCACGCTGCTTGACCGCCGCGGGCTGGCGAACGTCAAAATCGAGCGCGTCCCCGGCGAACTGACCGACCACTACGATCCACGCTCAAAGGTCCTGCGCCTTTCAGACAGCGTAAATTCCAGCCGCAGCATCGCGGCTATCGGCGTTGCCGCCCATGAGGTCGGCCACGCGATACAGGACAAGGAGGGCTACGGCTTTCTGAAGTTCCGCAACGCGATCGCGCCGGGCGTGCAGCTCTGCTCGACGCTTTCGATGCCGCTATTCTTTATCGGGCTGATTTTTGGCTCGCTGAATCTGCTCAACGTCGGCATCCTGCTCTTCTGCGGCGTGCTTGTCTTTCACCTCGTGACCCTGCCGCTTGAGTTTGACGCGAGCGCGAGGGCTCTGAAGCTGCTGAGCGAGACGAATACCCTTTCGGGGAGCGAGCTCGGCGGCGCCAAGGCCGTGCTCGACGCGGCGGCGCTGACCTATGTGGCGGCGCTGGTGATGACCGTGCTGCAGCTTGTGCGTCTGCTCGCGCTGCGCAATATGCGCCGCGATTAA
- a CDS encoding PASTA domain-containing protein gives MGRIHRWGMILAFLVIIGCAYIGIKMVFIEDKDSEVPSVTGMQLVDAVDALQERGLLAKVDKVDSPMPADTVVSQNLSAGEKVSKGKVVLLRVSKGGAIQPIPDVRGLKFEEGVKKLSEAGFKVDKITRVTDRLKPSGTIIAQNPASPQQVAANCMVSLLVSSGTSGESSFVTMPDLRGQDQESAIAMIEQLGLRLGQMADAPSTSMPIGSVLSSRPKGGAKVPAGSLVNLTFAREPLASEAAPDVPPSNDQDKERAEAVRKVVIKEAAPTTIPSKIPATEEPVIKKTEPAKTEPVKTETPKVETPAPAPTPAPKPAPAEPAAPTKNAKVRYQVPPLTKPLSLKIEMTDDSGTRVLKDGMANSGEYISMNVPYTGEARITIFLGGDFVWQDRYN, from the coding sequence ATGGGCAGAATTCACCGTTGGGGAATGATACTCGCTTTTCTTGTGATAATAGGCTGCGCATATATCGGAATAAAGATGGTCTTCATCGAGGATAAGGATTCCGAGGTGCCGTCCGTCACGGGGATGCAGCTCGTCGACGCAGTTGACGCGCTGCAGGAGAGGGGGCTGCTGGCTAAGGTGGACAAGGTTGATTCCCCGATGCCGGCGGATACCGTCGTCTCACAAAACCTCTCCGCCGGGGAAAAGGTCTCCAAGGGGAAGGTTGTCCTGCTGCGCGTGAGCAAGGGGGGCGCGATACAGCCGATCCCCGACGTCCGAGGGCTTAAGTTCGAGGAGGGCGTCAAAAAGCTCAGTGAGGCCGGTTTTAAGGTCGATAAGATAACGCGGGTCACGGATAGGCTGAAACCCTCTGGCACGATCATTGCACAGAATCCCGCCTCTCCCCAGCAGGTAGCGGCTAACTGTATGGTGAGCCTGCTCGTCAGCAGCGGCACGAGCGGTGAGAGTTCCTTTGTGACGATGCCCGACCTTCGCGGGCAGGACCAGGAGTCGGCTATCGCGATGATAGAGCAGCTTGGACTGCGTCTGGGACAAATGGCGGACGCGCCCTCGACCTCGATGCCCATCGGCAGCGTGCTTTCGTCGCGTCCGAAGGGCGGGGCAAAGGTCCCCGCCGGTTCGCTGGTGAATCTCACCTTTGCGAGAGAGCCTCTGGCCTCGGAGGCAGCCCCCGACGTCCCCCCCTCCAACGATCAGGATAAAGAACGCGCCGAGGCGGTGCGAAAGGTCGTGATAAAAGAGGCCGCGCCGACGACGATACCTTCCAAGATTCCGGCCACCGAAGAACCGGTGATAAAAAAGACCGAACCCGCGAAGACGGAGCCTGTAAAGACCGAGACTCCTAAAGTTGAGACGCCGGCCCCTGCGCCGACGCCAGCGCCGAAACCAGCCCCCGCGGAGCCCGCCGCGCCGACCAAGAACGCGAAGGTGCGCTACCAGGTGCCGCCGCTCACCAAGCCTCTGTCCCTGAAGATAGAGATGACCGACGATTCCGGCACAAGGGTGCTGAAGGACGGCATGGCGAACAGTGGGGAATACATCTCAATGAACGTTCCCTATACGGGTGAGGCACGCATAACGATTTTCCTTGGAGGAGATTTTGTATGGCAGGACCGTTACAACTAA
- a CDS encoding RimK family alpha-L-glutamate ligase — MATLRILFTRLRTEEKLLKEAAERLGIPCELQNVGDTVFGEEPFCQADDVVLARCVSHNQNEGVAQMLETQGITVVNSSRVMGICGNKLTTSAVLAQAGVPQPKFLVAFTPEGALEAVESLGYPAVCKPVSGSWGRLLAKINDRESAEAIFEHKSMLGAIHNTFYIQEFVDKGSFDVRAFVINGEPLCAIARTSEHWITNTARGGSASNLPLDDETTEILRSVHAAIGGEFLAVDLFKANGRWLVNEVNDGGEFRNSIAPTGRDIPGAVVEVAWNRRKG; from the coding sequence ATGGCGACACTGCGCATTCTCTTCACAAGGCTCCGAACCGAGGAGAAGCTGCTTAAAGAGGCGGCGGAGCGCCTCGGTATCCCCTGCGAGCTGCAGAACGTCGGCGATACCGTCTTCGGCGAAGAGCCTTTTTGCCAGGCCGACGACGTAGTGCTTGCGCGCTGTGTCTCGCACAACCAGAACGAGGGCGTAGCCCAGATGCTGGAGACGCAGGGGATAACGGTGGTCAACTCTTCCCGCGTTATGGGGATCTGCGGCAATAAGCTCACCACCTCCGCCGTACTGGCGCAGGCCGGCGTCCCTCAGCCGAAATTCCTCGTCGCCTTCACCCCCGAGGGAGCGCTTGAAGCGGTGGAATCCCTCGGATATCCGGCGGTCTGCAAGCCCGTAAGCGGCAGCTGGGGCCGTCTGCTCGCCAAGATCAACGACCGCGAGAGCGCGGAGGCGATATTCGAGCACAAATCGATGCTCGGAGCCATCCATAATACCTTCTACATTCAGGAATTTGTCGATAAGGGCAGCTTCGACGTCCGCGCCTTCGTCATCAACGGCGAACCGCTCTGCGCGATCGCCCGTACGAGCGAACACTGGATCACAAACACGGCGCGCGGCGGCTCGGCCTCAAACCTTCCGCTCGACGACGAGACTACGGAGATCCTTCGCTCGGTACACGCGGCGATAGGAGGCGAGTTCCTCGCGGTCGATCTTTTCAAGGCGAACGGCCGCTGGCTCGTCAACGAGGTCAACGACGGCGGCGAATTCCGCAACTCGATAGCCCCCACGGGCAGGGATATTCCCGGCGCGGTGGTCGAGGTCGCCTGGAACAGAAGAAAAGGATAA
- the rpe gene encoding ribulose-phosphate 3-epimerase: MAGPLQLKELKNGREILIAPSLLSADILNMERHIGELKGEADWLHVDIMDGHFVPNLSYGPALVSALRKRYPQAFLDVHIMVEPAEDFLDMFLSAGTTLLTVHLEAARHIHRVLQRIKDSGVMAGVSINPGTAAEPLLPVLHMADLVLVMSVNPGYGGQSFIAETLDKVRWLSKVRSERGWGYLIEMDGGVGPKNVAEIAAAGCDAVVAGSAVFGQPEPSEVIKEMRRSAQRG, from the coding sequence ATGGCAGGACCGTTACAACTAAAAGAGCTGAAAAATGGCAGGGAGATTCTCATTGCTCCCTCCCTGTTGTCCGCGGACATCCTCAACATGGAGCGTCACATCGGAGAACTTAAAGGCGAAGCCGACTGGCTCCATGTGGATATCATGGACGGGCACTTTGTCCCGAACCTCTCCTATGGACCGGCGCTCGTCAGCGCGCTGCGCAAAAGGTATCCGCAGGCGTTTCTTGACGTGCATATCATGGTCGAGCCGGCGGAGGATTTTCTTGATATGTTTCTCTCCGCGGGAACAACTCTGCTGACGGTTCATCTGGAGGCTGCCAGGCATATCCACCGTGTGCTCCAAAGGATAAAGGACTCCGGCGTGATGGCCGGCGTCTCAATAAATCCGGGCACCGCGGCGGAGCCGCTTTTGCCGGTGCTTCATATGGCGGACCTTGTCCTTGTGATGTCCGTCAATCCCGGCTACGGGGGGCAGTCATTTATCGCGGAGACGCTTGACAAAGTGCGCTGGCTGTCCAAAGTGCGCAGTGAGCGTGGATGGGGATATCTGATCGAAATGGACGGAGGAGTCGGGCCGAAGAACGTCGCGGAGATAGCGGCGGCGGGCTGCGACGCCGTGGTTGCGGGCAGCGCGGTCTTTGGACAGCCTGAACCTTCGGAGGTAATAAAGGAGATGCGCAGATCAGCACAAAGGGGGTAG
- a CDS encoding M20/M25/M40 family metallo-hydrolase, producing the protein MRLPESVGLLVDIVAVPSPTGHEEDAARMLADRLPRFGWETSHLDGAGSVIATRGNGDKELVLLSHIDTVPGGPKLFVNEERIEGRGSVNAKSPCCALAVGGGAVEVPEDWRITFVAAVGEEIDSRGARFRMPLHEPAALVVGEPTGSNGVALSYRGRILFSFIAEDSGAHRSGSPGPMSDTVLAAASMMQITENMGKGYSIAIMEMEGHEAGKRSASITMDLRTPIGAQQDELELRLSETAAAFSVGLKVIEYVPPHEVHKSDPVIRAFRTAIRDVTGEPPRVLAKQGTCDFNVLSTWGCPMGAFGPGDSKYDHSSNEQIEIKEFLRGVEVVKGALPKIMAAIE; encoded by the coding sequence ATGCGCCTGCCTGAATCGGTCGGACTTCTCGTGGATATCGTCGCCGTACCAAGCCCGACCGGACACGAGGAGGACGCGGCGCGGATGCTCGCCGACCGCCTGCCGCGCTTCGGCTGGGAGACCTCGCACCTAGACGGCGCCGGTTCGGTGATCGCCACGCGCGGCAACGGCGATAAGGAGCTCGTGCTGCTCAGCCATATCGACACAGTCCCCGGCGGCCCCAAGCTCTTCGTCAATGAAGAGAGGATCGAGGGACGTGGTTCAGTCAACGCTAAGAGCCCCTGCTGCGCCCTCGCGGTAGGCGGCGGCGCCGTCGAAGTGCCTGAAGACTGGCGCATCACGTTTGTCGCCGCCGTCGGCGAGGAGATCGATTCGCGCGGCGCCCGTTTCCGTATGCCGCTCCACGAACCGGCGGCCCTCGTCGTCGGCGAGCCAACTGGCAGTAACGGCGTCGCCCTCTCATACCGCGGGCGCATCCTCTTCTCCTTTATCGCGGAGGACAGCGGCGCGCACCGCTCCGGCAGCCCCGGACCGATGTCTGATACCGTGCTTGCCGCCGCCTCGATGATGCAGATAACGGAGAATATGGGCAAGGGTTATTCGATAGCGATCATGGAGATGGAGGGACATGAGGCGGGGAAACGCTCCGCCTCCATCACGATGGACCTGCGCACTCCCATCGGCGCGCAGCAGGACGAGCTGGAGCTGAGGCTCAGCGAGACGGCGGCCGCCTTCAGCGTCGGCCTGAAGGTGATCGAATATGTGCCGCCGCATGAGGTACATAAGTCTGACCCCGTCATACGCGCCTTCCGTACGGCGATACGCGACGTCACGGGCGAGCCGCCGCGAGTGCTTGCGAAGCAGGGCACCTGCGACTTCAACGTGCTCTCCACCTGGGGCTGTCCGATGGGAGCCTTCGGCCCCGGAGACTCAAAATACGACCACAGCTCTAACGAGCAGATCGAGATAAAGGAATTCCTGCGCGGCGTAGAGGTCGTGAAGGGCGCCCTGCCGAAAATAATGGCGGCGATAGAGTAA
- a CDS encoding aminotransferase class III-fold pyridoxal phosphate-dependent enzyme has protein sequence MAGTLSRLYGGRGIALTHGEGAYVWDGGGRRYIDFFNGHGAALFGHANPVLMEALSEASRGVWSCGAGYESPVREELAAILGGELGDGMVFLCNSGTEAIEGALKLAAALGGKRHEIIACRRGFHGRSCGALGLTFNPKYRAPFASLIPAAKHYAPEDIPAKISNETLAVFIEPVQGEGGVYPIPEEVGRAVTESCHAHGVLLIADEVQSGLGRCGSFFASPARGLAPDIICLAKGLAGGMPAGAVIWRGELGDFPPHSHGSTYGGNELTARVSLAALKYIKENDLCAHAAKVGAFIREEITRRNIPLVSDVRGAGLLIGVETEIPSQDIVKALQEDGLLSLAAGPRVVRFLPSFAVTEETAREAIDIFEKTMNGIQAQRRAGHTQPEGR, from the coding sequence ATGGCTGGTACGTTAAGCAGGCTCTACGGCGGGCGCGGCATCGCGCTCACACACGGCGAGGGCGCCTATGTATGGGACGGCGGCGGCCGCCGCTACATCGACTTTTTCAACGGACACGGGGCGGCGCTCTTCGGCCACGCCAATCCGGTGCTGATGGAGGCGCTGAGCGAGGCCTCCCGCGGCGTCTGGAGCTGCGGCGCGGGATATGAATCGCCGGTACGCGAGGAGCTGGCCGCCATCCTCGGCGGTGAGCTAGGCGACGGTATGGTATTTTTATGCAACAGCGGCACCGAAGCGATCGAGGGAGCTCTTAAACTCGCGGCGGCGCTGGGCGGCAAACGCCATGAGATAATAGCCTGCCGCCGGGGCTTCCACGGCAGGAGTTGCGGCGCGCTCGGGCTCACCTTCAACCCGAAGTACCGCGCCCCCTTCGCTTCCCTAATCCCTGCGGCGAAGCATTACGCTCCGGAGGATATTCCCGCGAAGATCAGCAACGAGACGCTCGCGGTATTCATAGAACCGGTTCAGGGAGAGGGCGGCGTCTATCCCATTCCGGAGGAGGTGGGGCGCGCCGTCACCGAAAGCTGCCACGCGCATGGCGTACTGCTGATCGCCGACGAGGTGCAGAGCGGACTCGGCCGCTGCGGCTCATTCTTCGCCTCTCCGGCGAGGGGGCTCGCCCCCGATATTATCTGCCTCGCCAAGGGGCTCGCGGGCGGCATGCCGGCGGGAGCCGTGATCTGGCGCGGCGAGCTTGGAGATTTTCCGCCGCATTCCCACGGCTCGACATACGGCGGCAACGAACTGACCGCGCGCGTCTCACTCGCCGCTTTGAAATATATAAAAGAAAATGATCTCTGCGCCCACGCCGCGAAGGTCGGCGCTTTCATCCGAGAGGAAATCACACGGAGAAATATCCCCCTCGTCAGCGACGTGCGCGGCGCCGGGCTGCTGATCGGCGTTGAAACGGAGATACCCTCACAGGATATCGTTAAGGCGCTGCAGGAAGACGGCCTGCTCTCGCTCGCCGCGGGACCGCGCGTCGTGCGTTTCCTCCCCTCCTTCGCGGTCACGGAGGAGACGGCGCGCGAGGCGATAGACATCTTTGAAAAGACAATGAACGGCATTCAGGCTCAGCGCAGAGCCGGACACACACAGCCGGAGGGCAGATAG
- the argC gene encoding N-acetyl-gamma-glutamyl-phosphate reductase, producing MTERIPVTIWGATGFAGAELLRIFARHPHFEVIGAVSRSKAGISVGAAHPHLRHVYNDLTFISPEEANSLSAAAAFLALPHRASAQEAVRRLEAGERVIDLSADFRLRSAEAYKNWYGVDHPAPQLLSEAVYGLPELHRAEMASARLISGVGCNATSAITALLPLARAGLIEEARIECRVGSSEAGANADEGSAHAMRSRVLRVVNPFVHRHMAEVVQELSMEQSSFTMGVTAVELVRGIQCLAHVTLNRQVREAEIWKLYRAAWNGEPFVSFTPAKPAHFRIPDPRFVIGSNRVLTGFMLAEDGRRMIAASAIDNLMKGAAGSAVQCANLMFGLPETEGLDMMPVYPA from the coding sequence ATGACAGAGAGGATTCCAGTAACTATATGGGGCGCAACGGGCTTCGCCGGGGCGGAACTTCTGCGGATATTCGCCCGCCATCCCCATTTTGAGGTCATAGGGGCGGTGTCCCGCTCAAAGGCCGGTATTTCGGTCGGCGCGGCGCATCCGCATCTGCGCCATGTATATAACGACCTTACCTTTATTTCACCGGAGGAGGCAAATTCACTATCCGCCGCCGCGGCTTTTCTCGCGCTGCCCCACCGCGCCTCGGCGCAGGAGGCGGTGCGCCGCCTCGAGGCGGGAGAGCGCGTAATCGATCTTTCGGCGGATTTCCGCCTGCGCAGCGCGGAGGCGTATAAAAACTGGTACGGCGTAGATCATCCTGCGCCGCAGCTCCTGTCGGAGGCCGTCTACGGCCTGCCGGAGCTGCATCGGGCCGAGATGGCCTCCGCGCGCCTGATCTCCGGCGTCGGCTGCAACGCGACCTCGGCGATCACGGCGCTGCTGCCGCTCGCAAGGGCGGGGCTGATCGAGGAGGCGCGTATCGAGTGCCGCGTGGGCTCCTCCGAGGCGGGAGCCAACGCCGACGAGGGCTCGGCCCACGCGATGCGCAGCCGCGTTCTGCGAGTGGTAAATCCCTTCGTTCACCGTCATATGGCGGAGGTTGTGCAGGAGCTTTCGATGGAGCAGAGCTCATTCACGATGGGCGTCACCGCCGTCGAGCTGGTGCGCGGCATTCAGTGCCTCGCCCATGTGACGCTGAACCGCCAGGTACGCGAGGCCGAGATATGGAAGCTCTACCGCGCGGCCTGGAATGGCGAGCCTTTCGTCTCCTTCACCCCAGCGAAACCTGCGCATTTCCGTATCCCCGATCCCCGCTTCGTCATCGGCAGCAACCGCGTGCTGACGGGCTTCATGCTCGCCGAGGACGGACGCCGGATGATCGCCGCCTCGGCGATCGACAATCTAATGAAGGGCGCGGCAGGCTCGGCGGTGCAGTGCGCGAACCTGATGTTCGGCCTTCCGGAGACGGAGGGGCTCGATATGATGCCCGTCTATCCCGCTTAG